From Leptotrichia sp. OH3620_COT-345, the proteins below share one genomic window:
- the cas5b gene encoding type I-B CRISPR-associated protein Cas5b produces MREQAVKFTLKGKTAFFKQPDVNSYVYFTYGHIHKIALLGIFGSILGLKGYNQQGKKNKFPEFYEKLKEIEVSIIPKISYIPKSLQVFNNSVGYASKEEGGNLIVKEQWLVNPEWAVYLKVNDENEILKELKERLLNYRFIFNPYLGKNDHFATIENTEILNLKIYEDVENIEQIDSIFPSEIIEKIDNQRKADIFKYEEFLPVSLNSQTNHYEYEKLCFTNNDVELCKEVKLYSVENKIIYFI; encoded by the coding sequence ATGAGAGAACAAGCAGTCAAGTTTACATTGAAAGGAAAAACAGCCTTTTTCAAGCAGCCTGATGTCAATTCATACGTTTATTTCACATACGGCCATATACATAAAATTGCTCTGCTCGGTATATTCGGTTCGATTTTAGGATTGAAAGGATATAATCAGCAGGGAAAGAAAAATAAGTTTCCTGAATTTTATGAAAAACTCAAAGAAATAGAAGTTTCAATTATTCCCAAAATATCATATATTCCAAAAAGTCTTCAGGTTTTTAACAATTCAGTGGGGTATGCATCAAAAGAAGAGGGGGGGAATTTAATAGTTAAGGAACAATGGCTTGTTAATCCTGAATGGGCTGTTTATTTAAAAGTGAATGATGAAAACGAAATACTGAAGGAGTTAAAAGAAAGGTTGCTAAATTATAGATTTATTTTTAATCCTTATTTAGGAAAAAATGATCATTTTGCAACAATAGAAAATACAGAAATTTTAAATTTGAAAATTTATGAAGATGTTGAAAATATTGAGCAAATAGACAGTATTTTCCCTTCAGAGATAATAGAAAAAATAGATAATCAAAGAAAAGCTGATATATTCAAATATGAAGAATTTTTACCTGTAAGTTTAAATTCTCAGACAAATCATTATGAATATGAAAAACTGTGTTTTACAAATAATGATGTGGAACTATGTAAAGAAGTTAAGCTTTACAGTGTTGAAAATAAAATTATTTATTTTATATAG
- a CDS encoding type I CRISPR-associated protein Cas7, which translates to MKTKIFGVFGIKSVMANWNADFSGYPKETNNGEIFGSDKAFKFPMKKMWENTGEKVLYIKSYKIADEKEKERVVRPKSLKERYEEIFEVEDLKKEKDQEKVLKNLFKAIDVKNFGATFAEEGNNISITGAVQIGQGFNKYEETNAEEQQILSPFRAENRKQKEEGTEADASTLGTKIVTDEAHYIYPFAITPNSYNEYVKLGVTEGYTEGDYEKFKKAALIAATSFNTNSKMGCENELGVFIEVENDRYLPDLAQYVEFEKREGGKNIIKLGFSELVNGVKDDIKGIEIYYNPYTTEVKGELEKAKYFNIFTMKEV; encoded by the coding sequence ATGAAGACAAAAATTTTTGGAGTATTTGGGATTAAAAGCGTAATGGCAAACTGGAATGCAGATTTTTCAGGATATCCAAAAGAAACAAATAATGGGGAAATATTCGGTAGTGATAAAGCATTTAAGTTTCCTATGAAAAAAATGTGGGAAAACACAGGAGAAAAAGTTTTATATATAAAATCTTATAAGATAGCTGATGAAAAAGAAAAAGAGAGAGTTGTAAGACCTAAATCTCTTAAAGAAAGATATGAAGAAATTTTTGAAGTGGAAGATTTAAAAAAAGAGAAAGATCAGGAAAAAGTTCTAAAAAACTTGTTTAAAGCAATAGATGTCAAGAACTTCGGTGCGACATTTGCCGAAGAAGGAAATAACATTTCCATAACGGGAGCAGTTCAGATAGGACAGGGATTTAATAAATATGAAGAAACTAATGCAGAGGAACAGCAGATATTATCTCCGTTCAGAGCTGAAAATAGAAAACAGAAAGAAGAAGGAACTGAGGCAGATGCCTCTACATTAGGAACTAAAATTGTAACTGATGAAGCACATTATATATATCCTTTTGCGATTACTCCGAATTCGTATAATGAATATGTAAAATTAGGAGTTACTGAAGGATATACGGAAGGAGATTACGAAAAATTTAAGAAAGCAGCTTTAATAGCAGCCACTTCATTTAATACAAATTCAAAGATGGGATGTGAAAATGAATTGGGAGTATTTATTGAAGTTGAAAATGACAGATATTTACCCGATTTGGCACAATATGTGGAATTTGAAAAGAGAGAAGGAGGAAAAAATATCATAAAATTAGGATTTTCAGAATTAGTAAATGGGGTAAAAGACGATATTAAGGGAATTGAAATTTACTATAATCCTTATACAACTGAAGTTAAAGGAGAATTGGAAAAGGCTAAATATTTTAATATTTTCACAATGAAAGAGGTATAA
- a CDS encoding ATP-binding protein yields MNNNSENNINDIKIGNIGNTSCEAILPLVSLKPLNEIEKSIQKKYRSDLWSPFIRALKEFEMVKDGDRIAVAISGGKDSLLLSKLFQELKRASKTCFELIFISMNPGFNKINLENLKKNLKHLNIPCEIYDDNIFEIAGQIAQDYPCYMCAKMRRGSLYTKATSLGCNKLALGHHFDDVVETTLMSMFYMGKFETMLPKLKSDNFDIELIRPLFYVEEKSIIKWVRNNGIAAMNCGCTVTAGKTSSKRRETKELLTQLVKNNPDIKKRIIQSTQNVNLEKILGWKTSKRKFSYLDNF; encoded by the coding sequence ATGAATAATAATTCCGAAAATAATATAAATGATATAAAAATTGGAAATATAGGAAATACGTCCTGTGAAGCTATACTTCCTCTTGTTTCTTTAAAACCTCTTAATGAAATAGAAAAAAGTATTCAGAAAAAGTACCGTTCTGACCTTTGGTCACCTTTTATACGAGCATTAAAAGAATTTGAAATGGTAAAAGACGGTGACAGAATTGCCGTTGCTATTTCAGGAGGAAAAGACAGTCTTCTACTTTCAAAACTTTTTCAGGAGCTAAAAAGAGCAAGTAAAACTTGTTTTGAACTTATATTTATTTCAATGAATCCCGGATTCAACAAAATAAATTTGGAAAATTTGAAAAAAAATCTGAAACATTTGAATATCCCATGCGAAATATATGATGATAATATATTTGAAATTGCAGGGCAAATTGCCCAAGATTATCCCTGCTACATGTGTGCAAAAATGCGTCGCGGAAGTTTGTATACAAAGGCTACTTCCCTTGGTTGTAATAAACTGGCTTTAGGTCATCATTTCGATGATGTTGTTGAAACAACATTAATGAGTATGTTTTATATGGGAAAATTTGAAACTATGCTCCCTAAATTAAAATCCGATAATTTTGATATTGAACTTATAAGACCTTTATTTTATGTAGAAGAAAAATCCATCATAAAATGGGTAAGAAATAATGGTATAGCGGCTATGAACTGTGGCTGCACCGTTACTGCCGGAAAAACTTCAAGTAAAAGGCGTGAAACCAAAGAATTACTTACACAGCTTGTTAAAAATAATCCCGATATTAAGAAAAGAATTATTCAATCTACTCAAAATGTTAATTTGGAAAAAATATTAGGTTGGAAAACTTCTAAAAGAAAATTTTCATACCTTGATAATTTTTAA
- a CDS encoding tRNA1(Val) (adenine(37)-N6)-methyltransferase: MRKNGEETLTLLNNMKIIQRNDFQNFTLDSVLLSDFVKINRKTKKILDIGTGCGIIPLILGNKSTAEIIGIELYNEMSKIAEKNIEYNNLSERIKIVNEDIRNYTKIFKKDEFDSIVTNPPYFEYKGDINQTNNLKQLAFARHNIDLTIDRIIEISSYLLKNRGSFSMVFRSDRLTEIVSLLTNYNLEPKRMRICYTKKKGNAKICLIEAIKDAKKGLIIEEAVYVYNEKGEKSIYIENLYGKEDLKCWK; the protein is encoded by the coding sequence ATGAGAAAAAATGGAGAAGAAACGTTAACATTATTAAATAATATGAAAATTATACAGAGAAATGATTTTCAGAATTTTACACTTGATTCGGTATTATTGAGTGATTTTGTAAAAATAAACAGGAAAACTAAGAAAATACTTGATATAGGAACAGGATGTGGAATTATTCCTCTTATTTTAGGAAATAAATCAACAGCCGAAATAATCGGAATAGAACTGTATAATGAAATGTCAAAGATTGCTGAAAAAAATATTGAATATAATAATTTAAGTGAGCGCATAAAAATAGTTAATGAAGATATTAGAAATTATACAAAAATATTTAAAAAAGATGAATTTGACTCAATAGTAACAAATCCTCCCTACTTTGAATATAAAGGAGATATAAATCAGACTAATAATTTAAAACAGTTGGCATTTGCAAGACACAATATAGATTTGACCATTGACAGAATAATTGAAATATCAAGTTATTTGTTGAAAAACAGGGGATCCTTTTCAATGGTTTTCAGAAGTGACAGACTTACGGAAATAGTGTCATTACTTACAAATTATAATTTAGAACCGAAAAGAATGAGAATCTGTTATACCAAAAAGAAAGGAAATGCAAAAATTTGTCTTATTGAAGCAATAAAAGATGCAAAAAAGGGACTTATAATAGAAGAGGCTGTTTATGTATATAATGAAAAAGGAGAAAAAAGCATTTATATAGAAAATCTGTATGGAAAGGAGGATTTAAAATGCTGGAAATAA
- a CDS encoding CRISPR-associated endoribonuclease Cas6, with protein MEVMEYRLKVYLLRDIKQEDALTNIAKLVDSSFLKNEELKEMHKKNIYKPYCFNSFFPLEKDGVHKEGNIYTVILRMLNVSETLKIHFEKVLVGCFTDSIKLLTVEKRKIYPKMIEKIYSLTPCIVKNDEGYWRDMFSIIDFERWLKENLIKKYNYFYNEKIDENFELSNYIVFENKGPISVKMKNIKLLGEKITLHIAHNETAQRLAYMALGTGILEVNARGLGFVNSRFYT; from the coding sequence ATGGAAGTAATGGAATACAGACTGAAAGTTTATTTATTAAGAGATATAAAGCAGGAGGATGCATTAACTAACATTGCAAAACTTGTGGATAGTTCCTTTTTAAAAAATGAAGAATTAAAAGAAATGCATAAGAAAAATATATATAAACCTTACTGTTTTAATTCTTTTTTTCCATTGGAAAAAGACGGAGTACATAAAGAAGGAAATATATATACTGTAATTTTAAGAATGTTGAATGTATCTGAAACTTTAAAAATTCATTTTGAGAAAGTTTTGGTAGGGTGTTTTACAGACAGTATAAAACTTCTTACAGTAGAAAAAAGAAAAATTTATCCCAAAATGATTGAAAAAATTTATTCTTTAACACCTTGTATAGTGAAAAATGATGAAGGATATTGGAGAGATATGTTCAGTATTATTGATTTTGAGCGTTGGTTGAAAGAAAATTTGATAAAAAAATATAATTATTTTTATAATGAAAAAATAGATGAGAATTTTGAACTTTCCAATTATATAGTATTTGAAAATAAAGGTCCGATATCTGTTAAAATGAAAAATATAAAATTGCTTGGTGAAAAAATAACATTACATATAGCACATAATGAAACTGCCCAAAGGTTAGCCTATATGGCTTTAGGAACAGGTATACTTGAGGTCAATGCCAGAGGATTGGGATTTGTCAATTCCCGTTTTTACACTTAA
- a CDS encoding heavy metal translocating P-type ATPase — protein MKSRTYSVTGMSCAACAKAVEKALNKNENINASVNIATEKLNIEYDEKKYDFEKIKNIVQLAGYGLLETLNEEEKVKMHEEKVKSLKNRLILSIIFVIPLFYISMGHMMRLPLPDFINPVKYPLRYTLVQLFITLPIIYAGRDFFIHGFKNLIRKSPTMDSLIAIGSTAAILYSLYATYMTATIDPEYHMNLYYESAGVIITLILLGKFLEIRTKGQTSSAIKKLIGLQPKKAKIIENGAEKEVLIENIKVGNIIIVKPGEKIPVDGKVTSGSTSIDESMITGESIPVTKNIGDKVIGGSINKNGSIQFQATEIGKNTILSQIIKLVEEAQGSKAPISRMADIVAGYFVPIVIFIAVISGVAWYLSGAGLTAALTFFISVLVIACPCALGLATPTSIMVGTGKGAENGILIKSGEALETAHKIRTVVLDKTGTITKGKPVLTDIRTYGRYDKNEILKTAASVEKHSEHPLAEAIVNKAEEMNIEFKDYDKFRAMPGYGIRAEIEGKEIQIGNKKLMNSRKIDLSESESDYNLLSNEGKTPMFISIENELAGIIAVADVVKETSKEAVNKLHKLGLKVIMLTGDNEKTADYIAKKVGIDSVISEILPYQKAEEIKKLQSQGEFVAMVGDGINDSPALAQANVGIAIGSGTDIAIESADIVLIKNDLNDVAGAIALSKATITNIKENLFWAFFYNVIGIPFAAGIFYVLFGGPKLDPMIAAFAMSFSSVSVLLNALRLKLFKVAG, from the coding sequence ATGAAAAGTAGAACTTACAGTGTAACGGGAATGAGTTGTGCAGCTTGTGCAAAAGCAGTAGAGAAAGCATTAAATAAAAATGAAAATATAAATGCATCAGTTAATATAGCTACTGAAAAACTTAATATAGAATATGATGAAAAAAAGTATGATTTTGAAAAAATAAAAAATATAGTTCAATTGGCAGGATATGGATTGTTGGAAACTCTAAATGAAGAAGAGAAAGTGAAAATGCATGAAGAGAAAGTAAAAAGTCTAAAAAACAGACTAATTTTATCTATTATATTTGTGATTCCTTTATTTTATATATCCATGGGACATATGATGCGATTACCTCTTCCCGATTTCATAAACCCTGTGAAATATCCTTTGAGATACACATTAGTGCAGCTATTTATTACTTTACCCATAATATATGCCGGAAGAGATTTTTTCATACATGGATTTAAAAATCTTATAAGGAAATCTCCGACAATGGATTCTCTTATTGCTATAGGTTCTACCGCTGCTATACTGTACAGTTTGTATGCAACATATATGACAGCGACTATTGATCCTGAATATCATATGAATTTGTATTATGAGTCTGCAGGAGTAATAATAACACTAATTTTATTAGGGAAGTTTCTTGAAATTAGAACAAAAGGTCAAACTTCATCGGCAATAAAAAAATTAATCGGATTACAGCCGAAAAAAGCCAAAATTATTGAAAATGGAGCAGAAAAAGAAGTTTTAATTGAAAATATAAAAGTAGGAAATATAATAATAGTAAAGCCCGGAGAAAAAATTCCTGTAGATGGGAAAGTTACGAGTGGAAGTACTTCAATAGATGAATCAATGATTACAGGAGAAAGTATTCCTGTAACTAAAAATATCGGAGATAAAGTTATCGGAGGAAGTATAAATAAAAACGGAAGCATACAATTTCAAGCTACAGAAATTGGAAAAAATACTATTCTTTCTCAGATAATAAAATTAGTTGAAGAAGCACAGGGATCAAAAGCCCCTATATCGAGAATGGCAGATATTGTAGCAGGATACTTTGTCCCTATTGTTATCTTTATTGCAGTTATTTCAGGAGTAGCATGGTATTTAAGCGGAGCAGGTCTTACAGCTGCACTTACGTTTTTTATTTCCGTTCTTGTAATAGCATGTCCCTGTGCATTGGGTCTTGCCACGCCTACATCTATAATGGTTGGTACAGGAAAAGGAGCAGAAAACGGGATACTTATTAAAAGCGGAGAAGCTCTTGAAACAGCTCATAAAATAAGGACAGTGGTATTAGATAAGACGGGAACAATTACAAAAGGGAAACCTGTACTTACAGATATAAGAACATACGGGAGATATGATAAAAATGAAATTTTAAAAACAGCAGCAAGTGTAGAAAAACATTCTGAACATCCTTTGGCTGAAGCTATAGTTAATAAAGCTGAAGAAATGAATATTGAATTTAAAGATTATGACAAGTTCAGAGCAATGCCGGGATACGGAATAAGAGCTGAAATAGAAGGAAAAGAAATACAGATAGGAAACAAAAAATTGATGAATTCCAGAAAAATAGATTTATCAGAAAGTGAATCGGATTATAATTTGTTGTCTAATGAAGGGAAAACACCTATGTTTATTTCAATAGAAAATGAACTTGCAGGTATAATAGCAGTAGCGGATGTTGTAAAAGAAACAAGCAAGGAAGCTGTGAATAAATTGCATAAATTGGGATTGAAAGTTATAATGCTTACAGGGGACAATGAAAAAACAGCAGATTATATAGCAAAAAAAGTAGGAATAGATAGTGTAATTTCGGAAATACTTCCTTATCAAAAAGCTGAAGAAATAAAAAAATTACAGTCTCAAGGAGAATTTGTGGCAATGGTAGGTGACGGAATAAATGATTCGCCAGCATTGGCACAGGCAAATGTAGGAATTGCTATAGGAAGCGGTACAGATATAGCAATTGAGTCAGCTGATATAGTTTTAATAAAAAATGATTTGAATGATGTGGCCGGAGCTATCGCTTTGAGTAAAGCCACAATTACAAATATTAAGGAAAATTTATTCTGGGCATTTTTCTATAATGTAATAGGAATACCTTTTGCAGCCGGTATTTTTTATGTCTTATTTGGAGGGCCTAAACTTGACCCTATGATTGCGGCTTTTGCTATGTCTTTCAGTTCAGTATCGGTCTTATTGAATGCTTTGAGACTTAAACTTTTTAAAGTTGCCGGATAG
- the cas3 gene encoding CRISPR-associated helicase Cas3', whose product MQIENVELFDLDGKIKEIDKMYAHTKENYKETLKEHLYKTYEYFLFLVKEKGLGKQIKFLAEKLKLSEESEKLFLKFFVNAVFLHDIGKINVNFQSVKMKNDIYIKNDVDKSDTNHSLLSAFIYLNIYTEEVEVIMSKKEKRILEGILFLNSYAISKHHSSFDIINEYGKKIGNFMKKEKYKDTCQHYEVKKFNPTISINDVCEKIPPEYVFIYIRFLFSCICTADFYATGSFMNSKAQNTLNTIKDEKIIEKYRNTELYKIIGKSVKVNDLTNVSDINILRTNLFKEAEENIKNNLNERIFYLEAPTGSGKTNMSINLATVLLENDKSLNRLFYIFPFNTLVEQTEKQLLDIFGENYIATLNSLTPYKENKKSDEEDFGKDYEQILLDRQFIHYPIVVTTHVNFFSYLFNIGKESIFTLANVANSIIIFDEIQSYKNSIWKYVINLLEKYAEFLNLKIIIMSATLPKLSNLTGEKVVTLIGNPKKYFEHPIFRERVKLDYSLLNFELKGNFDRNMEEEKLLLKIKEIAKKNDGNILVEFIRKKTAYEFFEKLNSLNFENRKIMLITSDDNKIERNRIINYLKNGNEDVILVATQVIEAGVDIDVKYGFKNISTLDSEEQFLGRINRNSRKKGAVVFFFYLDDPKRIYKEDHRLGDELSLTLLNEKNRENLLNKDFNSFYEAVFRKIVKKIEKNEKGNEEDINRNFRDLNFFEIEAVFKLIDEDKNVFKVFLNRNITDESGNIINGQEVWNDFFSILIDQEIGFAERKVKLSQIYSKLNNFIYEIRGTQIITYTDIIGDIYYIENGEDYFENGKLNIKKLTGEEVEFI is encoded by the coding sequence ATGCAAATAGAAAATGTGGAACTATTTGATTTGGACGGTAAGATTAAAGAAATAGATAAAATGTATGCTCATACTAAAGAGAACTATAAAGAAACATTAAAGGAACATCTTTATAAAACTTATGAATATTTTCTGTTTTTAGTAAAAGAAAAAGGATTGGGAAAGCAGATAAAGTTTTTGGCTGAAAAACTGAAATTATCAGAAGAATCTGAAAAATTATTTTTGAAATTTTTCGTTAATGCAGTATTTTTACATGATATAGGTAAAATCAATGTAAATTTCCAAAGTGTAAAAATGAAGAACGACATATATATAAAAAATGATGTAGATAAGAGTGATACCAATCACTCTTTATTATCTGCATTTATTTATTTAAATATTTATACAGAAGAAGTAGAAGTAATAATGTCCAAAAAAGAAAAACGTATTTTGGAGGGGATACTTTTTCTAAACAGTTATGCAATATCGAAACATCATAGTTCTTTTGATATAATTAACGAGTATGGAAAAAAAATAGGAAACTTTATGAAAAAAGAAAAATATAAAGACACATGTCAACATTACGAGGTTAAAAAATTTAACCCGACTATTTCAATTAATGATGTATGTGAGAAAATACCTCCTGAGTATGTATTCATATATATCAGGTTTCTTTTTTCCTGCATATGTACGGCGGACTTTTATGCTACAGGAAGTTTTATGAACAGTAAAGCTCAAAATACTTTAAATACGATAAAAGATGAGAAAATTATAGAAAAATACAGAAATACCGAACTTTATAAAATAATCGGTAAAAGTGTGAAAGTAAATGATTTAACAAATGTTTCCGATATAAATATTTTAAGAACAAATTTATTTAAAGAAGCGGAAGAAAATATAAAAAATAATTTAAATGAACGGATTTTTTATCTTGAAGCTCCTACAGGAAGCGGGAAAACTAATATGTCTATTAATCTTGCAACAGTTCTGTTGGAGAATGACAAATCATTGAACCGACTGTTTTACATATTTCCTTTTAATACTTTAGTAGAGCAGACGGAAAAGCAGTTATTGGATATATTCGGAGAAAATTATATAGCTACTTTAAATTCCTTAACTCCTTATAAGGAAAATAAAAAAAGTGATGAAGAGGATTTTGGTAAAGATTATGAGCAGATTCTGCTTGATAGGCAGTTTATACATTATCCTATTGTTGTAACAACCCATGTAAACTTTTTTTCATATTTATTTAATATCGGGAAAGAAAGCATATTTACATTGGCAAATGTAGCTAACAGTATTATTATCTTCGATGAAATTCAATCATATAAAAACAGTATCTGGAAATATGTCATCAATCTTCTTGAAAAGTATGCGGAATTTTTAAATTTAAAAATAATAATTATGTCGGCAACATTACCTAAACTAAGTAATCTTACAGGAGAAAAAGTAGTTACTTTAATCGGGAATCCGAAAAAATATTTTGAACATCCTATTTTTAGAGAAAGAGTAAAACTTGACTATTCATTGCTTAACTTTGAGCTAAAAGGAAATTTTGACAGAAATATGGAAGAAGAAAAGTTGCTACTAAAAATAAAGGAAATTGCAAAGAAAAATGATGGAAATATATTAGTGGAATTTATAAGAAAAAAAACTGCATATGAATTTTTTGAAAAACTAAACAGTTTAAATTTTGAAAATAGGAAAATAATGCTTATAACTTCTGACGACAATAAAATTGAAAGAAACCGAATTATAAATTATTTAAAAAATGGAAATGAAGATGTAATACTTGTTGCTACTCAAGTAATTGAAGCGGGAGTGGATATAGATGTGAAATACGGGTTTAAAAATATATCAACATTGGACAGTGAAGAACAGTTTCTTGGAAGAATTAACAGAAATTCCCGGAAAAAAGGAGCAGTTGTATTTTTCTTTTATTTAGATGATCCTAAAAGAATTTATAAAGAAGATCATAGGCTTGGAGATGAACTTTCTCTTACATTATTAAATGAAAAAAATAGGGAAAATCTTTTAAATAAAGATTTTAATTCATTTTATGAAGCTGTTTTCAGAAAAATTGTTAAAAAAATAGAAAAAAATGAAAAAGGAAATGAAGAGGACATAAATAGAAATTTCAGAGATTTAAATTTTTTCGAAATAGAAGCGGTTTTTAAACTTATCGATGAAGATAAAAATGTATTTAAAGTATTTCTTAACAGGAATATCACTGATGAAAGTGGAAATATAATAAATGGGCAAGAAGTGTGGAACGACTTCTTTAGTATTCTGATTGATCAAGAAATAGGATTTGCAGAGAGAAAAGTAAAGTTATCTCAAATATATTCAAAATTGAATAATTTTATTTACGAAATTAGAGGAACACAGATAATAACATATACTGATATAATAGGAGATATTTATTATATTGAGAATGGTGAAGATTATTTTGAAAATGGGAAACTGAACATTAAAAAATTGACAGGTGAAGAAGTGGAATTTATTTAA
- a CDS encoding peptidylprolyl isomerase has product MKIKNISFILIVLMMMLSINSESYAKVTKMNVKFKTNKGEINVKLFSEKSPVTVASFVNLVRRGYYNGLKFHRVIEDFMAQGGDPTGTGMGGPGYRFEDEVKNGLDFSVPGKLAMANAGPGTNGSQFFITTVPTEWLNGNHTIFGEVVSDKDLQVVKSLTNGDIMETVTISGEGIEEFLKKHKNRIDEWNKVLDK; this is encoded by the coding sequence ATGAAAATAAAAAATATTTCGTTTATTTTGATAGTTTTAATGATGATGCTTTCAATAAATTCGGAATCATACGCAAAAGTGACAAAAATGAATGTAAAATTTAAGACAAACAAAGGAGAAATTAATGTAAAATTATTTTCTGAAAAATCTCCTGTTACAGTGGCCAGTTTTGTAAATCTTGTAAGGCGAGGTTATTACAACGGACTCAAATTTCATAGGGTTATAGAAGATTTCATGGCACAGGGAGGAGATCCCACAGGTACAGGAATGGGAGGTCCGGGATATAGATTTGAAGATGAAGTGAAAAATGGACTGGATTTTTCAGTTCCGGGAAAACTGGCGATGGCAAATGCGGGTCCGGGAACAAATGGAAGTCAATTTTTTATAACAACTGTACCTACAGAGTGGCTTAACGGAAATCATACTATTTTTGGAGAAGTAGTATCGGATAAAGATTTACAAGTAGTAAAATCTCTTACAAATGGAGATATAATGGAAACGGTAACAATAAGCGGAGAAGGAATAGAAGAATTTCTGAAAAAGCATAAAAATAGAATAGATGAGTGGAATAAAGTGTTGGATAAATAA
- a CDS encoding DUF4300 family protein has translation MKKIMIILFSVLIVSCSENTQNKKNENDRISEKIEKQQNNNKTEDLKLLTYSNLVDKKTQEELKNELLKAGIQHNDIENFLESVNYFNSEIDNESLVKEGFITSDSLNPDYNIEVIQNKWEEKNSLFPGYNCRITSFGLMKDYISLGNPEINDTSQLFIDEEALNSTPLKKFNENERKIFNSFFSIIKTEKTKDIDKHIIKVKEDWRKKNITFKKNDKLSLISVFFHSLITPEENFLFIGHAGVLINSDNGKLIFIEKLSFQEPYQVLKFDNRTQLNDYLMNKYDVEWGQETASPFIMENDELMDGYRLNPNKGKK, from the coding sequence ATGAAAAAGATAATGATAATATTATTTTCAGTTTTAATTGTTTCCTGTTCGGAAAACACTCAAAATAAGAAAAATGAAAATGATAGAATATCTGAAAAGATTGAAAAACAACAAAATAATAATAAAACAGAAGATTTAAAGTTACTGACATACTCAAATTTAGTTGATAAAAAAACTCAGGAAGAACTGAAAAATGAATTGCTGAAAGCAGGAATACAGCATAATGATATAGAAAATTTTTTAGAAAGTGTGAATTATTTTAATAGTGAAATTGATAATGAAAGTCTTGTAAAAGAAGGATTTATCACTTCCGACAGTTTAAATCCTGATTATAATATTGAAGTTATTCAAAATAAATGGGAAGAAAAAAATTCTTTATTTCCGGGATATAATTGCAGGATTACTTCTTTTGGACTCATGAAAGATTACATTTCTTTGGGAAATCCTGAAATTAATGATACAAGTCAGCTTTTTATAGATGAGGAAGCATTAAATAGTACACCTTTAAAAAAATTTAATGAAAATGAAAGAAAGATATTCAACAGTTTTTTTTCAATAATAAAAACTGAAAAAACAAAAGATATTGATAAACATATAATTAAGGTTAAGGAAGATTGGAGAAAAAAGAATATAACTTTTAAAAAGAATGATAAACTTTCTTTAATATCGGTATTTTTTCATTCATTAATTACTCCTGAAGAAAATTTTCTGTTTATCGGACATGCCGGTGTTTTAATTAACTCTGACAATGGAAAACTCATTTTTATTGAAAAGTTGTCTTTTCAAGAACCATATCAAGTTTTAAAATTTGATAATCGGACTCAGCTGAATGATTATCTTATGAATAAATATGATGTTGAATGGGGGCAGGAAACTGCGAGTCCTTTTATTATGGAAAATGATGAATTGATGGATGGATACAGGTTAAATCCGAATAAAGGTAAAAAATAA